DNA from Vitis vinifera cultivar Pinot Noir 40024 chromosome 19, ASM3070453v1:
GGACAAACTCTCCCACCTTTTATCATCGAACATTGTCAGGAAAGAACTTCTTATAAAAAGCCACCCTAAACTGACTCCAAACAATAGGCCCCTGATTCTCCAAAATCCTCTTAGTCATGCGCCACCAATGGTCTTCCTCTTTGTCTAACATAAATGTTGCATAAGAGGTTTTTTGCTCCTCAGAACAATGAATgacatcaaagaatttctctatCTTCATAATCCATGCCTCTACCTTTATTGGATCTGAAGTACCAGAAAAGTAAGAGGGACCCACTTCTTAAAGTCGTCAAAGGAGCTACCCCTAGTAGATGAGGATTGTCCTTGACCATTACTTCCAATAGCTCTAGCCTGACGCTCAACCAAGCCAGTCAAAGTCCCTAAATATCTATAAAGCCCTTCAGTACTCATAGGGGGCAAAGCCTCGGGTGGAGGAGGTATATCATCATTAGCCTGATTGTTTTGGGAAGATGTAGGTCTCCTTGGTGGCATGGTATCCTATAAAGCAACAGgtataactaaattagtcactaagaagCCAAATAAGCAAATCAGAATTGTAAGGAATAAAAGGAATCAGactagatgaagttgaaacttaaactaatgtATCACTCATTTATTCCTAAAGGTAAACTAAACAAGTTCCCATCAAGATCATAACCTGGTGCTCCGATACCACTCTGTCACaacccaagacccactccaagggtgTGACGGTCATTTCAAACCTTAAACCCAAAGGCTTAAAGTGTAACCTaacccaaacaattatcttgtaactggaagttaccaattaccaaatacctgttcagagtagcggaacaaaattctaaaatcttcaaaacttaactttaaaactaagcatccataaaccaaaatccattatccaaatagattgcaaactcaaacaattcaagtgctaacaaaaattttcataatctccaaatcttaacttcaaactatcataaaaaacttaaaagttcaacatctaaatagcttccaaaaaccaaataatccaaatgaacataaacttataagctaacaatgtccaaaaataacttcctaagcaaaatcctaatgatgaccattctccaacctagccatcactcctcacccgaactaagggtacttgaaaaattatcaacaaataggaatgaactcaaagcccaacaaggaacattaatacagtctatggatcaaatatttcaagttcacttgcaaaataggagatatcataactaattattttcataaacctttgagttagttttgccaatacattcaaaacttttaattgtacactttcattttttattcaaacattttcatagcaaattCAGTCAAAgcattcaaatcatttatttactctggtcatcaaacatcaaatggtgcccagttaggtgggacttttcaaataggtggctagcctcaaattgttcctttaaggtggacggaaccaaacactactagtactagtaacctctaaccaaatcCTTAGAGGTTGGGTCCAAATCAATTGCATTCCctaccaagaaatgtaaaggtcaacttttatatcccgttgacaagggccaaacaaaccagagtcaaacacttatttcaattattcaaatttgcaaaatataatatttccaCATTTCTCtgttgtaaacaaaatataaggttctaacataatatctccacatttagTCTTCCAAGGCTTTCCTTCCATCCAATGcacatgccttttttttttattattattctttctttctttcttaaccTTGACacgccctttttttttcttccagcAACGCACACACAACTACAATGCCTCAATACCATAAATACTAGTATCTATATCACCTCTCCAAAATCCAGAAATCATGTAAttcttcctattatttatttattttcttttcaatccaaAGCCTccacaaatgacttatttatttattatctaaatctataatttcttttcttcctctgattttttttttcttcaatagtACTAACAAAAAtcagaaatcaaaattttcaaaattttttttttaaaaaacaaacccCAATCTAGATTGGGGTTTCTTCAAAAATTACCTAAAGTTTGTTTTCACAAAAAGTGATGaatctaagaaaataaaattgaagaattagaagaaaaaaaaaaatcttacctatagagatttCTACAATAACCTTTTTTATTCACACCAAGCCTAAATACAtactctttattattattattattattatacggGTTCTTGTAAGGGTTGTGCCCACCGAAGAGGCAAAGACTCTCCACCGTCACCGCACCTAATATTTACCTACCAAAAGGTgccaaaatttttaagaaaatataacCACATACCATCCCTTTCTTTCATGCATTGCAGTTTCCGAAATCCAAGGTATGATTACTATAATCAATCTCGTTTATTCAAAATGAATCACCCTTGTCCTTGTCCAGTCTTTCAAGACTTTTTCTCAAAGGCATACCTCAAATCACAAAAGCCAGAGCTGAGGAAAAAAAAGTCACGTCAGTCAGTCGGGCGGTGCGTCGGGTGAGGGTGGTCCCCGAAAACATGAAGACAAGAGTGTCTATAGTATATAAAACAACTGATCGAGTACCAACTTGCAGCTATTATGCAGATATTAATCAATTTATAGCAAATTGATTTTGTATGGTATGGCGGTGGTGCAGTTTATGAGGTGTTCGAACGCATGGCCTATTATGGTATATCTACAAATTTGATTATCTACCTGACAAAGAATACCAAGTCAAATTCATGTTTactattaaacataaaaaatttcagaatttaTGCATTTACCAATATATGAATCCATGTATAAAAGAACATCTGCTTGCATTCTTCTATATATCCAGTCTGCTTGAATGAAGCAATATGAAAAATTCAGTAATGCTCTGTGGAAACTCCAATTTAAAATTGCTAGAGGCTTTGGCTTTGCAGGAGCAGGCTTAGttcataattgaattatttGGCAGCTCTAGTCTTTAATTTGGAGCAATGAAAATAGAATAAGAAGATAGATCGAACTTTTAAATCTTTTGATTCTTATGAGTGTTGTCCATGAGAGAGAACTCCAAagctttgaaaattaatttgatatacCTGATTTAGTTCTAGCTTTGAATGCAGAGTGGCAGGATACTAATATCTATTCCCTATTGTATGCCCTATCCTACAGAAAAATGTAGATGACCCCATCTTCACCATCCGCTGGATGCTGCGGACACTTCAGCGAGATTTATTGAAGCTCGAGAATCAGCTGCCTTTCTTTGTTCTTAGAAAGCTATTTGAGCTAATTAGCTTGGCTGAGGATCCACCACTGATTGATCTCGTACTCACATTCTTTGATCCCTTACTGccaaggaaaaatattaaagggaATCTGAACCCTGAAGGTGAATTCGATCATATGCTTGAGGTGTTTCGTTCAACCTTCCTTTCATCTGTCAACCAAGATATTACATCTGGATGTGAGCAATTGAAAATCTCTGTCAACGTTCCCCTTGTTCAAGAGAGACAGCTAATTCATAGTGTAACAGAGCTTGAGGAGGCCGGAGTTAAGCTAAAAATGAGAGAGGACTGTGATTTGCTAGACATCAATTTTCAAGCTGGGGTGTTAAAAATCCCTCCTCTGTACATTGATGATAACACTGCTGTTCTCTTCCTAAATTTTGTGGTCTATGAGCAGTGTGAAGACACTAAACCTTTTTTCACCAATTACTTAATGTTCTTTGACAGCTTAATCAATTCTTCAGCCGACGTCAGGATTCTTCACA
Protein-coding regions in this window:
- the LOC104877670 gene encoding UPF0481 protein At3g47200-like — its product is MAVVQFMRCSNAWPIMKNVDDPIFTIRWMLRTLQRDLLKLENQLPFFVLRKLFELISLAEDPPLIDLVLTFFDPLLPRKNIKGNLNPEGEFDHMLEVFRSTFLSSVNQDITSGCEQLKISVNVPLVQERQLIHSVTELEEAGVKLKMREDCDLLDINFQAGVLKIPPLYIDDNTAVLFLNFVVYEQCEDTKPFFTNYLMFFDSLINSSADVRILHKNGIINHVLGSEEDVTDLFNKLGREVVYDLDECYLSQQIKRVNNYCKTYYASKWRVRFTNLKHDYFSNPWTFFSLLAAIALLLLTTAQTYYSPS